The genomic window GATCGACTACGACGAGGGCGACTTCCCCGAGCCGGCTCGGTCGCTCGCCGCCTCGGGCGAGAAGATCGCCGCGATCAAGGCGTACCGGGCGGCGACCGGGGCCGGCCTGGCGGAGGCCAAGCGGGCCGTCGAGGAATTCATGGGCCGCCGCCCGAACGGCTAGGGCATGCCCGGCGACGAGGTGAGCTCCGGCCACGGGCATCCCCGTAGGAGCCGCCTCCGTGCGGCGACCGGGTGAGCCTCGGCCGCGCCCATACGACCCGGCACCGCCCGGTGACCGCGGGGATCGGAGGCCCGCCCGTCGCCGCACGGAGGCGGCTCCTACGGGGGAGCCGGATGAGCCCCGCCCGGCGCGGTCGCCGAGCGGGGCAGGCTACCAAAGGGCTGCCGCCCCGCGGCGGCTCGAGGCCTCACCCGGCCAGATCGCGGGCGAGCGCGGGCTCCCGCGGCTCCGTCGCGGCGAATCGCGCGCCGGCGGCCTGGGGGGCCAGCGAGAGCGTCAGGGCCGCCGGGCGGAAGGCCGGGCGCTCGGGGGCGAGCCATGCCGCGAGGTCCCTCACCGCGGACCGGGGCAGGAACGAGGCGCAGCCGACGAGCATGATCAGGGCGAAGGTCCACATGCCCAGGCAGATTCCGATGCCCGCGTGCAGGAGCACCGCGCCGGCCAGCATCAGCGGGCGGAGCCGCGGCCGCCAGACCAGCATGCAGAACGAGACCTCCCAGATCACGCAGGTGTGCGTCATCAGGTTCACCAGCCAGGGATGCCAGGCCAGCCACGTCATGTCGGCCGTCTGGTACTCCATGTTGGCGAGCGCCCGCCACATCGCCTCGCCCGTCCACCACGACTCCCCTTGCAGCTTCGAGAGGCCCGCGAAGAGGTAGATGATGCACATGTGGACGTTGATCAGGCGGAGGGCCAGGTTGGCCCCGGCGGAGGGCTCCGGCGGCGAGGCGTGGCCGGCCCGGCGGGCCGCCAGCAGCCGGTCGAGCGACAGGGCGTCGCCGCTGGGCCCGATCGCCAGGTAGAGCGTCAGCATCGCGTTGATCTGGTCGAGGCCGAACATCGCCTCGGGGGCCCGATGGGCGAACGAGATCACCACGGCCAGCGACAGGACCGAGGTCAGCCGGGTCCACAGGCCCGCGGTGAACAGGGCTAGGATCGCCATGGATGCGACGTAGGTCGGCCAGGTGCCCCCCGCCGGCACGAGCCACCAGAAGCTGTAGGCGTGCTGGTCCTGCTGGATCGCGTGCACCAGCTCCGGGCTCAGCCAGCCCGCCGGCCCGAAGAAGTCGACCAGCACCGGCGCCCAGGCGGCGTGGGTGTACAGGAGCATCAGGCCGGTCAGGATGCGCAGGAGGCCGAGCAGCGACGGGTCGGCCGGCGTGAACCAGAAGGCGTCCCAGTCGCGGGCGGACGACCGCACCAGGTCCGCCGCGTAATCGACCGCCGGGCGGATCAGTCGTCGCATCGGAAGTCTCCCAGGGGATGGTCCTCGTAGCTCTCCGGGTCGGACAGCCGCCCGCCCTCGCGGATCCGCTGGGCGCTCGGCAGCAGGTGCGTCTGGCGGGTCAGGCTGACGCGGCGGGCGCCATGCCGGCGGCCGATCTGCTCCGCATAGGACCGATACCACAGATCCTGCAGCTCCTCCGGCGCGTCGCGCATGTGCTCGGTGAGCATGAAGTAGCGGTGGTAGAGCAGCCGGGGGCGGACCTCGGGGTCGGGCATGCGGCCCCGGATCGTGGTGCCGTCGGGCCGCTCCGCCTTATAGGACACGAGCGTGCTCTCCTCCGGCTCCGGGGCGAAGAAGTGGTACCCGTGGTTGAGGTACAGGGCCTCCAGGTAGGGCCCGCAGACGCCCCACGCGGCGTGGACGACGTCCGAGGAGGGGCCCACCGCGGCCGGCGCGAGGATGATGGCCGCCAGGTGGAAGACGAGCCAGGCGCTCACGGCCAGGCGCAACGATCGGCGGAACGTTCGGCCGCCCGACGGCGGCGGCCCGGCCGCCCCGTCGCCATCGAAATCAGGGTGGCTCACGGACCGCCCTCCCGGGACAGGATCAGGGACTCGGGGGCCAGCACACGGCAGTACTTCGCGGCGCGTCCCGCGACAACAGGCCTGCACGCCGGCCGCCCGGGGGCCCCGGTGCGGCCGACGGCCGGGAGGAGAGGAGATCAGTACGAGCCGCCGCTCGAGCCGCCGGACGGGATCATGCCGCCGCTGGAGCCGCCGCTGGAGCCGCCGCCGTGGTGCTTCTTCAGGAACCCGCCGCCGCTGGAGCCGCCGCCATGGTGGAGGAACCCGCCGCCGCCGCTGGAACCGCCGCTGGAGCCGCCGCCATGGTGGAGGAACCCGCCGGTCGGGAGCAGCCCGCCGCCGCTGGAGCCGCCGCCGTGGTGCTTCTTCAGGAACCCGCCGCCGCTGGAGCCGCCGTGATGCTTGTGGCCGCCGCCGCTGGAGCCGCCGCTCGAACCCCCGTCGGCAAACGCCGGCGAGCCGATCGATAGCGCCAGGACGCTCAGGGAAACGACCGCGCGGAACGAACGCCGAGATTTCGCCATGGATGCTCCTCAATGTGATGGGAAGGCTTCGGGTGTCCTGGCCAGCCGACCTCACGGGGAGGCCGCACGCGCTTGCCATCGCAGACTCTCGACCGACCCGCCGATGGGACAAGGGCAGGCAAGCCAAGTAGGCAATATGGATGGTCCAGGCAATTTGGTGTGAGCAAGAATAATAGGAAGTCTGGGTAAAGTCAACGGCCAATTTGGCCGTTTCGGGACGCCTGCTCGCAGGCCTTCCCGCGGACGAGCGATATGGCGGCGTCCGCGGAAGGACAAGCCGGCGATCCGCAGTTGTGAGCATGCGATAATCAAAACCCGGGGCGGGCTCCCGGCCGATGCCGGCCTCACGATCGGCCGCCCTCAGTCCCGGCGAGGTGCTCCATCCCACCTCGCGCACCATCGCCGATACCGCGAGGCCTCGTCCTCGCCCCAGCGGCCGTACCAGGCGTAGCCGGCCCGGCGCTCGCGCTCGATCTCGGCGAGCTTGCCGCGGATGACGCCGTCCCGGCCGCTGAAGATCGGCCGGTCGGTGCCGATCTCGTAGAAGCGGGCCCACAGGGGGGGCGCGCCCGGGTCGGCGACCACCGCGGCGTCGCCGTCGCGCCGCTCGACGCGAATGCCCGTGATCCGCACGCGGTCGAACCAGCGGGAGCCGGCGTGGACGGCGCGTCGGACCCGGGGGCTCGGGTCGTCAAGGCTCATCAGCAGGGCCAGGATGCCCGCGCTCTCGGCGCCGCTGAGCGACGGGTGCTCGTAGGCTCGCCCCTTCGCGGGCATGAGGGTGACCTCGTCATGCTGGGCGCACCAGGCGGTCGGCACGCCATCGACGATGACCTGGCAGTCCAGGATGCACCGGATGCCCGCGTCGAAGGCCCGCCCGGCGGCCCGCCGACGCATCGCATCGACGAAGTCGTATTCGCCGTCTCTCGCCACCTCGCGGAGGAACTCCATGAGGTGCACCATCGCGCCGTCGTTGAACGTGATGTGCCGGTGGTAGCCCTCGCCGGGCGGGTAGGACTGCGGCCATCCCCCGTTCGGATACTGCGCGGCCAGGATGTGGTCCAGGCCCTTGAGGAACGCGCCCCGGTGACGCGGCCGGCCGGTCGCGCGATCGACCCGCGCCAGGAACCGCAGCTCGCCGGTCGTCGCCCCGTTGTCGAAGGTCCCCCGGATCTTCGATCGATCGCCGTCGTAAGGCGCCGCGGACGTGTCGATGTTCTTCGGCCAGCTCCCCCGATCGGACTGGTGGCTCAGGATGTTCTCCGCCTTCCGGGCCGCCTCGGGCCCGGCGAACCACGAATCGGGCCGGCCGGCGTAGTCCCGCCACCGGAACGAGTCGCCGCGAGCCGCGACTCCGATCAGGGCGAGGGCCCCGATGACCGCGAGGCGCCGAGGCAGACGCAAGCTCATGTCCACGCCCCCCGCCGCAAAGGTGATTCCGCGCGCTTTCATTTTGGTGATTGAATGTTCGCCAGCAATTCGATAAAAGCAGATCGATTGCAAACATGGCAAGTCTGCACTTCGAAACCGGCTCGATGGCCCTGGCCCTTGGGTGGAATAGCCATGACTGACGCAAACGACCCGGATCGCAGTCCCTCGGCGGAATCGCAGGCGATGCACGGCGACGCCGACGAATCGGGCCGGCCTCCCGAGGCGCCCTCCTCGCGTCGCGACGGCAGCGGCCTCGCCGGATTCGCCCGGCGGATACTCATCCCCTGGCAGCTCCTGTCCGCCCCGCTGGTCTGCCTGGCCTATCTGCTCGTCGAGCCGACCTACTGGTCCCAGAGCCTCGTCCTCGTCGAGCGCGATGAGGTTAACCCGTTCGGCCCCGGGGGCGACGCTCGCGCGACGGCCGACGCGCAACCGGAATTCCTCCGCAGCCAGCTGGTCTCGCTCATCAGCGATCCCGTGCTCGAGGCCGCCTTCGTGGTCGATCCGGGGATCGCGAAGCTCCCGATGTTCAAGGGGATCGGCGATCCGGTCGGCGCGCTTCGCAGGCGTCTCGACGTGGGGATCGTCCCGAACACCAACTTCATCCGGATCGGGCTCGAATCCGCGTCGCCCGACGAGTCGGCCCGGGTCGTCAACGCGGTAACTCGGGCCTACAAGCTCGCCACCCAGCCGGACGAACACCAGGTCGTCCCGCCCGAGATCGTCGGCGTGCGCAAGGACACGGCGAGTGCCGAGGTCGCCGCCCTTGAGGAATACAAGGAGAGGGAGATCGACCCGAGGATCCGGAAAAAGCAGGAGCAGTTGCTGGCGCTGGCGGGCAAGGGGAGCGTCCGGCTTCGCGAGCCCGATACCGGCGCGAAGGACGCGGGCCGGGGCGTCCCCGAATGGGCCTCCGACATGGACGCCGAGGAGCTGTACCGACGGACGCGGGACGACCTCATGCAGGTCCAGTTCCAGCTTATCGAGCTGGAGACGAAGCTGGAGGCCAGGCAGGAGGACAAGGCGCAGGCCGCGATCGACGGGCGGGACGGACAACCGGACGCGCAGGCCCGGGAGCTCGGGCAGCAGATCCGCGCGGCCTCACTGAGGAGGGACAGGCTCAAGGCGCTCCTCGATCGGTTCGAGGTCAGGATGGCGGACTCGCACGCGGGCGCGGTTCGTGCAGGTCGAGTTGACCAACCTCCAGGCCGTCGCCCAGCAGATCGACCGGAGGTTGTTGCAACTGAAATTCGAGGCGGACAGGGCCTCCTTGAGGATCCCGCGCATCGACATGGCCAAGGCCCCAAAGGCCCCGATCCGAAATCGTCGCCTGGTCTTCATGACGCTCGCCCCCGTCGCGGTTCTGGCGGCCCTACTGGCGCTCTCGATGGGCTTGCGTTTCGTCTCTCCCCGAGAACGGCCGTAGCACGTGCCCCGGGCGGGCCGGGGACCGGCTCACGTGGGGGAGCCGCGGCGAGGGATCGTCGCGCCTCTTCGTTGACGCGGGCGAACCGCGGGGCTAGCCTGAACTCCGGTGCCAAGGCCTGGGCGGCGGCCCTGCGCGGGACGTCGGGGCCCGGCACGGATCTTTCTCCCACGGAGTCGGATCGATGGCGGACGACGCGAGGCGGTCGGAAGTGCCCGATGACGGTTGCTGCGAGCGATGGTCCCGCCGCGACTTCGTGCGGAGCCTCGGGGCCGGGCTCCTCGGCGCCTCCGTGCCCGGCCTGGGCCTCCCCGGCGCGGCCTGGGCGGGGTCGGGCAAGGATGAGAGCACGCCCGGCCGCTCGGCCGCTGCGGAGACGGCCGTCGCGCGCTTCTATAAGAGCCTGACGAAGCCCCAGCGCGAGGCGATCTGCTTCCCGTTCGACCACAAGCTGCGGTCGGTGGTGAAGAACAACTGGAGCATCGTCAAGCCCGCGATCCGCGACATGGACAAGGAGCAGAAGGCCCTCTGCCGCGAGATCATGAAGGGCCTCACGAGCGAGGAGGGCCACGAGCGGTTCATGAGGCAGATGAAGGACGACTCGCCGGGGGGCTTCGAAGCCTACCACGTCGCGGTCTTCGGCGAGCCGGAGAGCGAGAAGCCCTTCGAGTGGGTCCTCACCGGCCGCCACGACACCCTCCGCGTGGACGGCAACAGCGTCGCCGGCGCGGCCTTCGGCGGGCCCATCTTCTACGGCCACGCCGCGGACGGCCACGACACCGAGGACCCCAAGCACACCAACAACGTCTGGTGGCCCCAGGCCGAGGCCGCCAACATGATTTTCTCCACCCTCGACGACAAGCAGCGCAAGCAGGCGTTGATGGAAGACGCCGAGGCCGACGACGCCGACACGATCCGCCTCAAGGGGGGCTCGCTCCCCTCCACCGGGCTCTCGATCGCCACCCTCGACGGGCAGCAGAAGCAGATGACGCGCAAGCTCATCGACACGATGCTCGCCATCTTCCGCGAGGGCGACGCCGAGGAGGTCCGCCAGTGCCTGGACGCGAGCGGCGGGGTGGACTCGCTCCGCCTCACGTTCTTCAAGGAGGACGACCTCGGCGACGACGGCATCTGGGACATCTGGAAGCTCGAGGGCCCCGCCTTCTCCTGGTACTTCCGCGGCGCCCCGCACGTCCACGCCTGGCTGAACGTCGCGCGCCGGGCCTGACGCGAGGCCCCCTCGGCCCCACCCCGGGCGTCCCGACGGCGATCCGTCGCCGGGACGCCCCTCGACGGCAGATAGGACGCCGGCCCTCCCCATCTCACGACCGCACGCGGGCCCGGCCCCCGCGGCTCGCCCGGAAACCCGACGACGGCCCTAAGATCCTCGTCGCCCGGACGTGGATGTCGGTGGAGGTCGCGGGCCGAAGGACGGCCGTCGTACGGCAGGCGGCCCGACGACCCGAGTGCGGGAGGAGTTTCGCCGATGGACAGGCTTTCTCGACGGGGCGCGATCGGCCTCGGCTTCATGTCCGGCCCGGCATCGATGGCCGCGCTCGCGGGCGCGGGGGATGCCGCCGGGCCCGCGGCGCCGGAGGTCTCGATCGCGGTCCCCCTCTACAACGACGAGCGGGCGATCGCCATCGGGCCCGGCCGCCGGTTCCACGTCGTCCTTGCCAATCGCTCGGAGCGGCCGCTCCGGTTGTGGTCGGACCGCTGCTCGGACGGCGAGGACAACCTCCGCTTCGAGCTCTTCGAAGGCCGCGGGGTCGAGGTCGTCCGGCGGAGCCCGCGGGACTGGGACAAGAACTTCCCCATGGCCGTGACGCTGGAGACCGGCGACCAGGACGTGCGGGAGGTCAGCTTCGATCCGGGCGAATGGGGCCTGCCCTGGCCGCAGTCGGAGATCGGGACGCGGCGGGTACGCATGCGCGCCGTCTACGAGATCCGGGCCACGCAGGCCGCCGGGGAGAAGGGCGTCTGGGTCGGCAAGGTCGCGTCCAGGTACGCCGACTACACCGTGCGCGACTACCGCCGCTGATCCCGTCCCACGCAGGCGACGGGTTGGGCATGCCCCGAGTCGCCCGCCCCGGGTACCGGCCGCCGGATCGCCTCGGCCCGCTCAAACGGGCCCTCCTCGCGGGCCGGGCACGCCGGTTGCTGAGGGATACGGTCGGATTTCCCGGCCCGACAGCAACCGCGCGGAGCTCCCCGATGCTCGTCCACGTCATCGCCGATTACGGTGAGGGCGACCTCGCCTTCGCCGAGGTGGCACAACGCTTGATCGCCCTGATCCCCGACGCCCGGCTGGTCTACACGCCGGTCGCGCCGTTCGCCACGCTGGCCGCCGGGTTCTGCATCGGCCAACTCGGCCTCAATGCCCCGCCCGAGGGGACGGTGATCTACCACAACGTTGCCCCGCGCGAGGACGACGACGCGAAGCGGGAGGAGAACGCCGGGGAGCGGCTCGCCTTCGCCCGGCTGAAGACCGGCGCCCTGGTCGTGGGCGTGAACGCCGGGCACGTCTACTCGTTCGTGCGGGATGCCGCCGAGGAACTCGGGTGGGCCGCGGCCGCCGACTCCGGCTCGCAGTTCCGCTCGCGCGATATCTTCCCCCGGGCGGCCGCGGACCTCCTCTCCGGGAAGGGCGGGAAGGCCGCGCCGCTGGACCGGAAGGACATCCCCGACGTGCCGGCCGGCAAGGTGGCCTACACCGACGGCTACGGCAACCTCAAGCTGACCCTGAGGCGCGAGGACGTCCCCGGGAAGGAGGGCCAGAAGGTCCGCGTCACCATCGGGAAGAAGGAGATGGACGCCATCCTGAGTGACGGCTCATTCGGCGTGGATCCGGGCCAGATGGCCCTGGCCCCCGGCAGCAGCGGCTGGCCCCTGCCCGGCGGCGGCAAGGTCGAATGGCTCGAGCTCTTCCTCCGGAGCGGCAACGCGTCGGAGGCCTTCGGCCGCCCGGAGAGCGGGGCCGACGTGCGGATCGCGGGGAGGGCATGACCCCGGGCCGCGATCAGCTCCGCACCTGCCGCCGGTAGGCCCCGGGGCTCTGGCCGGTCAGGCGCTTGAAGACGACGCTCAGGTACTCGACGTGCTCGAACCCGGAGAGGGCGGCGACCTCCGCCAGCGGGAGGTCGGTCTCGGCGAGGAGCTGCTTGATCCGCTTGACCTGGACGAGGCGGATCTCCGCCTGGGGCGAGCGGCCCAGGAACTTGCGGAACCGGCGCTCCAGCAGGCTCCGCGAGAGCGGCACGCGGCGGAGCACATCCGAGACGCGCAGGCCCTCGCAGGCGCGCCGGCGGATGAGGCGGAGCGCCGCGGCGACGTCGGCGTCCGGGATCGCCAGGATGTCCGTCGATTGCCGCGTCACCACGCCCAGCGGCTCGATCCGCCGGTCCAGCTCCGGGGAACGGCGATCATCCTCGTCGCCGGCCATCAGCCGGTCGAGGAGCTCGGCGGCCTCGTGGCCGATCCGCTCGGCGCCGGGGACGACGGAGGACAGCGGCGGGTCGCACATCTCGCAGAGGAGCTCCTCGTCGTCCACGCCGATGACCGCGACCTCCTCCGGGACGGCGAGCCCGGCCCTGGCGCAGGCATCCAGGACGTGGTGCCCGCGGAGGTCGTTGCACGCGACGATCCCGAGCGGGCGGGGGAGCCCCGCCACCCATCGCGCGATCCGGTCCTGCTCGCGGTCCCACCCCCGGGCGAGCGGGCCGCGCCAGTACGACTCGTGCACGTCGCACGCGCAGCCGGCCTCGGCCAGGGCGGCGAGGCACCCCTCGCGGCGGCCGTCGGACCATCGCTCGCCGGTGAACCCGCAGAAAGCGAAGTGGCGGAACCCGCGCTCCAGGAGGTGCCCCGCGGCGAGGCGGCCGATCGCCGCGTCGTCGGAATGGACCCGGGGCAGGCCCAGGTCGTCGTGCAGGTCGTTGAGGTCCACCACCGGCACGCGCATCGCGCGGAACATCGCCGCGAGCTTCCGGTCGGTGGGCCGGCTGATGATGCCGTCCCAGCGATGCCGCCGCAGCCACGTCGGCGGCCCCGCCCCGAGCTCGCGCTGGTCCAGGAACATCGACCACGGCCGATGCGACCGCACGTACCGCGCGATCCCCCGGTGGATCTGCCGCCCGTACACCACGGACGTCTCCACGATGACGGCCACGCGAGGGCGCTCGTGCATCGCCTGCTCCCCGACCAGCCCCCGCCGACGGGCCCGCCGGCAGGCCGCAAAGGATCTCAATCGGAAAATCAAGGATCTCATGGCATCGGCGGTTTTCCCACCGTATCGTGAAAACCAGCCCGCGGCGAAGGTCAGCCCGGACGCCCCCCGCCCGGCCCGCCGCGAGGCCCCGTTCCTCCCTCTCCACGATGCTGCCATGAACGCAACGCTCGCCGGCAAGACGGCCATCATCACCGGCGCGGGATCCGGGATCGGCCGCGCAACGGTTCTCAGGTTCCTGGAGGCGGGGGCTTCGGTCGTCGCCGTCGATCGCCGCGCCGACCTGGCGGAGTCGCTGGCGGCGGACGTCCCGGCCGGGGCGGGAGACCGGCTCGCCGCGGTCGTCGGGGACGTGTCCACCGAGCAGCCGGCCGAGGAGGCCGCCCGGGTCGCGCTCGACCGCTTCGGCGGCCCGGACATCCTGATCAACAACGCGGGCGTCAGCGTCGTCAAGCCGCTCCACGAGCACACCTCGGAGGAGTGGGACTCGGTGATGGACATCAACGTCAAGAGCATCTACTGGGCGGCGAAGCACGTCGTCCCGGCGATGATCGCCGGGGGCGGCGGCGTGATCCTGAACACCGGCTCCATCTCCGGCGAGGTCGGCATCCCCGGCCAGGGGGCCTACGCCGCGAGCAAAGGCGCGATCCACGAGATGACCCGGCAGATGGCCGTCGAGTACGCCCACCACAAGATCCGCGTCAACGCCGTCGGCTGCGGCACGGTGGACACGCCCCTCGTCCGCTGGTCGGCCGAGAAGTCCGGCAACCCGGACGCCTTCTGGAAGATGCTCCGCGAGGGTCACCCCATCGGCCGCATCGCCGCCCCGGAGGAAGTCGCGGACTTCTACGTCTTCCTCGCCAGCGACAAGGCCACGTTCTTCACGGGGGCCATCCTCATGCTGGACGGGGGATACACGGCGCGGTGAGGGTGGCTCCGGTTATGGCTCTTGGTATGAGGCGAGCCCAGGTACACTTCCCGCCTTACCAGAGGGGGGATACAGGGGGGTGAATCCGACCGCCTCGGCTTGCACGATCCACCCCCTCCAACTCCCCCTTGGTAAGGGGGAGAGCCGGACGTAGCCTCCCCTTGTGCGGGAGGCTACCGACGCCCCCGTTGGACAGGATCGACACACGGACCGAACCGATCAGGACTCCGCGATGAAAGCCAGCTGGCCCCTCTCCCTCTCGTGCGCCCTGACCGCCTGCCTCGCCCTCGACTCCGCGCACGCTGAAGACGCCGCGATCGTCGTCCGGGCCGATAAGACGATCGCCCGCGTCTCCCGCCACATGACGGGAGTCTGCATCGAGGACGTGAACCACGAGCTGTACGGCGGCATCTACAGCCAGATGGTCTTCGGCGAGAGCTTCCAGGAGCCGCCGTCCACGTCGATCGAGGGCTTCCACGCCTACGGCAAGGGCTGGGCCCTCCGGGGCGACGCCCTCCGTGCCCCGGAAGGCGACGGCCCGAAGCTCGTGGCCGACCGGGCCCCGTTCGCGGCGGGCGAGGCCCGCGTCCAGGTCCGGTTCGCGCCGGATCACGGCGGGCTCGCGGGGTTGATCCTGAAGGTCTCCCGAGCCGGCGACGGCGCGGACAACTTCGTCGGCTACGAGGTCTCGCTCGACCCGAGCCGGCAGGTCCTGCTCCTGGGCCGCCACCGCAACAACTGGGAGCCCATCAGGGAGGTCCCCTGCCCCGTGCCCGTGGACCGCTGGATCGACCTGGCGGTCGCGATGACCGAGACCGGGCTGAAAATCCGCGTGGACGGCAAGCCGGTCTTCGAGTACGAGGACCGCGAACATCCCCTCAGGTCCGGCACCGTCGGCATCCGCTCGTGGCAGCGAGAGACGGATTTCCGCAACCTCGCGATCGAGACCGGCGGCAAGGCGGAAGCCCTGGCCTTCCGGATGGCCCATCCGGACGAGACCGCCGGCGTCAGCGGCATGTGGCGGGGCGTCCGCCGCGGGGGAGCGACCGGCACGCTCGCGATCGAGTCCGATCGCCCGTTCGTCGGCCGGCAGGCCCAGCGGATCGCGTTCGAGTCCGGCGAGGGGGCCCTCGGCTTGGAGAACCGCGGGCTCAACCGCCGCGGCATGGCCTTCGCCGCGAACGAGCCCTACGAGGGCATCCTCTGGGCCCGCGCCGACGCCCCGGCCCGGCTGTACGTCGCCGCGGAAGGCTCGGACGGCCGGAGCATGGCCGAGACGATCGTCGCCGTCGAGGGCTCGGAGTGGAAGCGGTACGACTTCGCCCTCACTCCGACCGCGTCGGTCGATTCCGGCCGGCTCTCCATCACGCTGAAGGCCCCCGGCTCCGTGGTCCTGGGCTACGTCTCCCTCCAGCCCGGCCCGTGGGGGCGGTGCAAGGACCAGCCCACGCGGAAGGACGTGGCCGAGGGGATCATCAAGGCCGGCGTCACCGTGATGCGGCTGGGCGGCTCGATGATCAACGCGGACACCTACCGATGGAAGAACATGATCGGCCCGCGGGACCGCCGCCAGCCGCACAAGGGGACGTGGTATCCGTACTCGTCCAACGGCTGGGGGATCTTCGAGTTCCTCGGCTTCTGCGGGGCGGCCGGGATCCTTCCCATCGTCGATTTGAACATCGACGAGACCCCGCAGGACATCCTCGACTTCCTCGCCTACACGAACGGCCCGGCTGACGGCGAGTGGGGCCGCCGGCGCGCCGAGGACGGCCACCCGGAGCCGTACGGCCTGACGCACCTGGAGCTCGGCAACGAGGAGGCCGTCGATGAGGCCTACTGGAACAAGTTCCGGGCCCTGGCCGAGGCGATCTGGGCCGCCGACCCGAAGATGACCCTGATCGTCGGCGACTTCGAGTACAGGAACCCGATCGTCGACCCGTTGCACTTCGACGGGGCCCCGCG from Aquisphaera giovannonii includes these protein-coding regions:
- a CDS encoding ribosomal protein L7/L12 — encoded protein: MLDLFTGGREFTADDAARLRRVERKLDLIMEKLAIDYDEGDFPEPARSLAASGEKIAAIKAYRAATGAGLAEAKRAVEEFMGRRPNG
- a CDS encoding HTTM domain-containing protein, translating into MRRLIRPAVDYAADLVRSSARDWDAFWFTPADPSLLGLLRILTGLMLLYTHAAWAPVLVDFFGPAGWLSPELVHAIQQDQHAYSFWWLVPAGGTWPTYVASMAILALFTAGLWTRLTSVLSLAVVISFAHRAPEAMFGLDQINAMLTLYLAIGPSGDALSLDRLLAARRAGHASPPEPSAGANLALRLINVHMCIIYLFAGLSKLQGESWWTGEAMWRALANMEYQTADMTWLAWHPWLVNLMTHTCVIWEVSFCMLVWRPRLRPLMLAGAVLLHAGIGICLGMWTFALIMLVGCASFLPRSAVRDLAAWLAPERPAFRPAALTLSLAPQAAGARFAATEPREPALARDLAG
- the pelA gene encoding pectate lyase; the protein is MSLRLPRRLAVIGALALIGVAARGDSFRWRDYAGRPDSWFAGPEAARKAENILSHQSDRGSWPKNIDTSAAPYDGDRSKIRGTFDNGATTGELRFLARVDRATGRPRHRGAFLKGLDHILAAQYPNGGWPQSYPPGEGYHRHITFNDGAMVHLMEFLREVARDGEYDFVDAMRRRAAGRAFDAGIRCILDCQVIVDGVPTAWCAQHDEVTLMPAKGRAYEHPSLSGAESAGILALLMSLDDPSPRVRRAVHAGSRWFDRVRITGIRVERRDGDAAVVADPGAPPLWARFYEIGTDRPIFSGRDGVIRGKLAEIERERRAGYAWYGRWGEDEASRYRRWCARWDGAPRRD
- a CDS encoding GumC domain-containing protein, yielding MTDANDPDRSPSAESQAMHGDADESGRPPEAPSSRRDGSGLAGFARRILIPWQLLSAPLVCLAYLLVEPTYWSQSLVLVERDEVNPFGPGGDARATADAQPEFLRSQLVSLISDPVLEAAFVVDPGIAKLPMFKGIGDPVGALRRRLDVGIVPNTNFIRIGLESASPDESARVVNAVTRAYKLATQPDEHQVVPPEIVGVRKDTASAEVAALEEYKEREIDPRIRKKQEQLLALAGKGSVRLREPDTGAKDAGRGVPEWASDMDAEELYRRTRDDLMQVQFQLIELETKLEARQEDKAQAAIDGRDGQPDAQARELGQQIRAASLRRDRLKALLDRFEVRMADSHAGAVRAGRVDQPPGRRPADRPEVVATEIRGGQGLLEDPAHRHGQGPKGPDPKSSPGLHDARPRRGSGGPTGALDGLAFRLSPRTAVARAPGGPGTGSRGGAAARDRRASSLTRANRGASLNSGAKAWAAALRGTSGPGTDLSPTESDRWRTTRGGRKCPMTVAASDGPAATSCGASGPGSSAPPCPAWASPARPGRGRARMRARPAARPLRRRPSRASIRA
- a CDS encoding DUF3500 domain-containing protein — encoded protein: MPGLGLPGAAWAGSGKDESTPGRSAAAETAVARFYKSLTKPQREAICFPFDHKLRSVVKNNWSIVKPAIRDMDKEQKALCREIMKGLTSEEGHERFMRQMKDDSPGGFEAYHVAVFGEPESEKPFEWVLTGRHDTLRVDGNSVAGAAFGGPIFYGHAADGHDTEDPKHTNNVWWPQAEAANMIFSTLDDKQRKQALMEDAEADDADTIRLKGGSLPSTGLSIATLDGQQKQMTRKLIDTMLAIFREGDAEEVRQCLDASGGVDSLRLTFFKEDDLGDDGIWDIWKLEGPAFSWYFRGAPHVHAWLNVARRA
- a CDS encoding SAM hydrolase/SAM-dependent halogenase family protein; this encodes MLVHVIADYGEGDLAFAEVAQRLIALIPDARLVYTPVAPFATLAAGFCIGQLGLNAPPEGTVIYHNVAPREDDDAKREENAGERLAFARLKTGALVVGVNAGHVYSFVRDAAEELGWAAAADSGSQFRSRDIFPRAAADLLSGKGGKAAPLDRKDIPDVPAGKVAYTDGYGNLKLTLRREDVPGKEGQKVRVTIGKKEMDAILSDGSFGVDPGQMALAPGSSGWPLPGGGKVEWLELFLRSGNASEAFGRPESGADVRIAGRA
- a CDS encoding XylR family transcriptional regulator; translated protein: MHERPRVAVIVETSVVYGRQIHRGIARYVRSHRPWSMFLDQRELGAGPPTWLRRHRWDGIISRPTDRKLAAMFRAMRVPVVDLNDLHDDLGLPRVHSDDAAIGRLAAGHLLERGFRHFAFCGFTGERWSDGRREGCLAALAEAGCACDVHESYWRGPLARGWDREQDRIARWVAGLPRPLGIVACNDLRGHHVLDACARAGLAVPEEVAVIGVDDEELLCEMCDPPLSSVVPGAERIGHEAAELLDRLMAGDEDDRRSPELDRRIEPLGVVTRQSTDILAIPDADVAAALRLIRRRACEGLRVSDVLRRVPLSRSLLERRFRKFLGRSPQAEIRLVQVKRIKQLLAETDLPLAEVAALSGFEHVEYLSVVFKRLTGQSPGAYRRQVRS
- a CDS encoding SDR family NAD(P)-dependent oxidoreductase; protein product: MNATLAGKTAIITGAGSGIGRATVLRFLEAGASVVAVDRRADLAESLAADVPAGAGDRLAAVVGDVSTEQPAEEAARVALDRFGGPDILINNAGVSVVKPLHEHTSEEWDSVMDINVKSIYWAAKHVVPAMIAGGGGVILNTGSISGEVGIPGQGAYAASKGAIHEMTRQMAVEYAHHKIRVNAVGCGTVDTPLVRWSAEKSGNPDAFWKMLREGHPIGRIAAPEEVADFYVFLASDKATFFTGAILMLDGGYTAR